The following proteins are co-located in the Vigna angularis cultivar LongXiaoDou No.4 chromosome 2, ASM1680809v1, whole genome shotgun sequence genome:
- the LOC108327309 gene encoding GDSL esterase/lipase WDL1-like has translation MIGPSRPQFVLFGSSIVQYSYYEGWGATLSHVYARKADIILRGYAAWNSTRALEVLDTIFPKDAKEQPSLVIVYFGGNDSTIPNPNGIGPHVPLEEYKENMRNIAMHVKNLSDKTRTIFLTTPPINEAQILHNIVQGQVERTNEACRIYAEACMEVCREMNIKGIDLWSAIQKIDNWQDVCFIDGIHLTNVGSKIVSKEILDVLKEANWEPSLYWKAIPSEFGEDSPYDVVEPDGKTTFNMSNLIFPDNDQWD, from the exons atgaTAGGACCGTCGAGACCACAGTTTGTGTTGTTTGGATCTTCCATTGTTCAGTATAGCTATTATGAAGGTTGGGGAGCTACTCTTTCTCATGTCTATGCTCGTAAG GCTGATATAATCTTGAGAGGATATGCTGCTTGGAATTCAACGCGTGCTTTGGAGGTTTTGGATACAATTTTTCccaag GATGCCAAAGAACAACCATCACTGGTGATTGTGTACTTTGGTGGAAATGATTCTACTATACCGAATCCAAATGGCATTGGTCCTCATGTTCCACTAGAAGAATACAAGGAAAATATGAGAAATATTGCTATGCATGTGAAG AACCTTTCTGACAAGACTCGCACAATATTTCTTACCACTCCTCCCATCAATGAGGCACAAATCCTTCACAACAT TGTACAGGGGCAAGTAGAGAGGACAAACGAAGCTTGTAGAATATATGCAGAAGCATGCATGGAGGTGTGTCGTGAGATGAATATCAAGGGCATTGATCTGTGGTCTGCTATTCAAAAAATTGATAACTGGCAAGATGTTTGCTTCAT TGATGGAATTCATTTGACAAATGTGGGAAGTAAGATTGTATCAAAAGAGATATTGGATGTACTTAAAGAAGCAAATTGGGAACCCAGTCTTTATTGGAAGGCAATTCCAAGTGAATTTGGAGAAGATTCACCTTATGATGTTGTTGAACCTGATGGAAAGACAACTTTTAATATGTCTAACCTTATCTTCCCTGACAATGACCAATGGGACTAA